The proteins below come from a single Rhizobium rhizoryzae genomic window:
- a CDS encoding nucleotide sugar dehydrogenase — protein MSQAEIANHPLVTAIRSKTIKAGVIGLGYVGLPLAMSISRAGFQTLGFDIDAEKMVRIDAGNSYIEAVPSDVLAAERTAGRFSATDDFGRLAECDVIAICVPTPLTRYRDPDLSFVENTCRQIAKVLRTGQLIALESTTYPGTTDEIMRPILEASGLKAGEDFFLGYSPEREDPGNRDFNTSTIPKVVAGDGELASEMMKAFYGAVVDTIVPVTSVRTAEAVKLTENIFRAVNIALVNELKLVYDAMGIDVWDVIEAAKTKPFGYMPFYPGPGLGGHCIPIDPFYLTWKSREFEQPTRFIELAGEINTSMPRYVVEKLAEGLDRRLGKALSRSRVLIMGLAYKKNVPDIRESPSLRLMELILERGAQVEYHDPYLEEIPRTREYGHLKGRKSASLDQTTVDAFDAVVIATDHDSVDYASLEQWAPLIIDTRNVYARRGISSDKVIKA, from the coding sequence TTGAGTCAGGCAGAGATCGCGAACCATCCTCTTGTCACCGCGATCCGCTCCAAGACGATCAAGGCCGGCGTTATCGGTCTGGGCTATGTTGGCCTGCCACTGGCCATGAGCATTTCACGCGCCGGCTTCCAGACGCTTGGTTTCGATATCGATGCCGAAAAAATGGTACGGATCGACGCGGGCAACAGCTACATCGAGGCGGTGCCGAGCGACGTTCTTGCTGCGGAGCGAACCGCGGGCCGCTTTTCCGCGACAGATGATTTTGGGCGTCTTGCCGAATGCGACGTGATTGCGATCTGCGTCCCGACACCCTTGACGCGTTATCGTGATCCAGACTTGAGTTTCGTCGAAAACACCTGTCGGCAGATCGCGAAAGTGCTGCGCACCGGCCAGTTGATCGCTCTGGAGTCAACGACCTATCCGGGAACGACCGACGAGATCATGCGTCCCATTCTGGAGGCCTCCGGCTTGAAGGCGGGTGAAGATTTCTTTCTCGGCTATTCGCCTGAACGGGAAGACCCGGGCAATCGCGACTTCAATACCTCCACCATACCCAAGGTCGTTGCAGGCGATGGCGAGCTTGCCAGTGAGATGATGAAAGCCTTCTACGGCGCCGTGGTCGATACGATCGTGCCCGTTACTTCCGTGCGAACAGCCGAGGCGGTGAAGTTGACGGAAAACATTTTCCGCGCCGTCAACATCGCCCTCGTCAACGAGTTGAAGCTCGTCTACGACGCAATGGGTATCGATGTCTGGGATGTAATCGAGGCCGCCAAAACCAAACCGTTCGGCTATATGCCTTTCTATCCGGGTCCGGGTCTTGGCGGTCACTGCATTCCGATCGATCCGTTCTACCTCACATGGAAATCACGCGAGTTCGAACAACCAACCCGCTTTATCGAGCTCGCGGGCGAGATCAACACCTCCATGCCACGCTACGTGGTGGAGAAGCTTGCCGAAGGGCTGGACCGTCGCCTTGGCAAGGCGCTCAGCCGCTCCCGCGTTTTGATTATGGGATTGGCCTACAAAAAGAACGTGCCGGACATTCGCGAGAGCCCTTCCCTTCGCCTTATGGAGTTGATCCTCGAGCGCGGTGCGCAGGTGGAATATCACGATCCGTACCTCGAAGAGATTCCCAGAACACGCGAATACGGCCACCTGAAGGGTCGCAAATCGGCGAGCCTCGATCAAACGACGGTTGATGCTTTCGATGCGGTTGTGATCGCGACCGACCATGATTCCGTCGACTATGCGAGCCTTGAACAATGGGCGCCGCTTATCATCGATACTCGCAACGTCTACGCGCGGCGAGGAATTTCCTCGGACAAGGTCATCAAGGCCTGA
- a CDS encoding cyclic nucleotide-binding domain-containing protein: MLLREEVELLRNIPYFNRVDPCKLKLLAFASHRISYEPGDMIFAQGDVPEATFVLLSGNVRLTASSPCGRCETTQAEPNSMLGEMCLLSDQPRAMTATALTNVEALKIGRDCLLRLVSDNPRMSFEISRVLAETLRDRIGGLGKRFSQEAIL; this comes from the coding sequence ATGTTGCTGAGGGAAGAAGTTGAGCTACTGCGGAACATTCCGTACTTCAACCGGGTGGATCCATGTAAGCTGAAACTGCTGGCATTCGCCTCTCATCGCATATCCTACGAGCCCGGCGATATGATCTTTGCGCAAGGCGATGTTCCGGAAGCAACCTTCGTGCTCCTGAGCGGCAATGTCAGGTTGACCGCGTCCAGTCCATGCGGTCGGTGTGAAACGACGCAGGCGGAGCCAAACTCCATGCTGGGCGAGATGTGCCTTCTCTCCGATCAGCCAAGAGCCATGACCGCAACTGCCTTGACGAATGTCGAAGCGCTCAAGATCGGTCGGGACTGCCTGCTGCGGCTCGTTTCCGACAATCCGAGAATGAGTTTCGAAATTAGTCGCGTTCTCGCTGAAACTCTTCGCGATCGGATTGGCGGCTTGGGAAAGAGATTTTCCCAAGAGGCAATTCTTTAA
- a CDS encoding ABC transporter substrate-binding protein encodes MISRRHTLALLASTLVPSRVFAAFQDSEFLRSGANGTSLPPVAERLPKSPRVVKLAESGKLPGRHGGTVRMMIGSQRDIRYAPIFSYSRLAGYDEHLELKPDILESFEIKEDRIFTFRLREGHKWSDGSDFTSDDFRYVWDDMFHNKKLYKGGVPASLKIGGKPPKFEALDRLTVRYSWDEANPDFMADIASPSPLRLMHPANYLKQFHVSYQTKEKLEELIKQQGVEDWVALHQKMSRTVRPENPDLPTLDAWRPRTAPPAGRFVFERNPYYHRVDENGLQLPYIDRIFMDVSAGDLVAAKTGTGESDLQVTNLDFADYTFLKNAEERYPLNVDLWKRIQGSRVVFFPNLNCKDEVWRNLWRDVRVRRALSLAINRREINKAAFFGLARESSNTILPESPLFKPEYREAWSAFDPSLANKLLDDAGLNRRGDEGERLLPDGRSARIIIETAGENTVEGDVLELVRDHWSEIGIKIFVRVSQRELLRRRVKGGDTIMTVAQGLDNGVPTADMSPKELAPTTDDQMHWPLWGLYHLSGGSDGKPSDLPEAIALSKLFAAWRSASSHEEREHIWHEMLSIYTDQVFTIGTVNATLQPVVHSSRMRNVPKDGLYGFDPMSYLGVYMPDTFWYDHA; translated from the coding sequence ATGATCAGCCGTCGGCATACACTTGCTCTTCTTGCATCAACACTTGTCCCAAGTCGTGTCTTTGCAGCCTTCCAGGATTCTGAGTTCCTGAGATCTGGCGCAAACGGCACATCCTTGCCGCCGGTGGCGGAACGCTTGCCCAAATCTCCGCGCGTCGTGAAGCTTGCGGAATCCGGCAAACTGCCCGGGCGGCATGGTGGCACCGTTCGCATGATGATCGGCAGCCAGCGCGACATTCGCTATGCGCCGATTTTTTCCTATTCGCGGCTTGCAGGCTATGACGAGCATCTCGAACTGAAGCCGGACATCCTTGAAAGCTTCGAGATCAAGGAAGACCGGATTTTCACCTTCCGCCTGCGCGAGGGGCACAAGTGGTCGGATGGTAGTGACTTTACGTCCGACGATTTCCGCTACGTGTGGGACGACATGTTCCACAACAAGAAGCTCTACAAGGGCGGCGTACCCGCCAGCCTCAAGATCGGTGGCAAGCCGCCCAAGTTCGAGGCGCTGGACAGATTGACTGTCCGCTACAGCTGGGATGAGGCGAATCCGGACTTTATGGCGGATATCGCCTCGCCATCCCCGCTTCGCTTGATGCATCCGGCAAACTACCTCAAGCAGTTCCATGTGAGCTATCAGACAAAGGAAAAGCTCGAGGAACTGATCAAGCAGCAGGGTGTCGAGGACTGGGTAGCCTTGCACCAGAAAATGTCGCGCACCGTGCGGCCCGAAAATCCTGATCTGCCGACCCTTGATGCATGGCGACCGCGAACGGCGCCGCCAGCGGGGCGCTTTGTGTTTGAGCGAAATCCCTATTATCACCGCGTCGACGAGAACGGGCTTCAGCTCCCTTATATCGACCGGATATTCATGGATGTGAGCGCAGGCGACCTCGTCGCTGCCAAGACCGGAACCGGCGAAAGTGATCTGCAGGTCACAAACCTGGACTTCGCCGATTACACCTTCCTGAAGAATGCAGAGGAGCGCTATCCTCTGAACGTCGACCTTTGGAAGCGGATTCAAGGGTCGCGCGTAGTTTTCTTCCCAAACCTCAATTGCAAGGATGAAGTCTGGCGGAACCTGTGGCGGGATGTGCGTGTGCGACGCGCTCTTTCCCTGGCAATCAACCGGCGTGAGATCAACAAGGCTGCGTTCTTCGGCCTCGCGCGCGAGAGTTCCAATACGATCCTTCCCGAAAGTCCGCTATTCAAGCCGGAATATCGCGAAGCCTGGTCGGCATTCGATCCCTCGCTTGCCAATAAACTGCTCGACGACGCGGGTCTTAACAGGCGTGGCGATGAGGGTGAGCGGTTATTGCCGGACGGTCGCTCAGCCCGGATCATCATTGAAACAGCGGGCGAGAACACGGTTGAAGGTGATGTCCTGGAACTCGTTCGCGACCACTGGTCGGAGATCGGGATCAAGATCTTCGTTCGTGTCTCGCAGCGCGAACTGCTGCGACGTCGCGTCAAGGGTGGCGACACGATCATGACGGTCGCTCAAGGGCTCGACAACGGGGTCCCGACGGCGGACATGTCGCCGAAGGAACTGGCGCCAACGACCGACGACCAGATGCACTGGCCGCTTTGGGGCCTCTATCATCTCTCTGGCGGCAGCGATGGCAAACCTTCCGATCTGCCGGAGGCGATCGCCTTGTCGAAGCTCTTTGCCGCCTGGCGCAGTGCGTCAAGCCACGAGGAGCGTGAGCATATCTGGCACGAAATGCTGAGCATCTATACGGATCAGGTTTTCACCATCGGAACCGTCAATGCAACGCTTCAGCCTGTCGTTCATTCCAGCCGCATGAGAAACGTTCCCAAGGATGGACTCTACGGATTCGATCCCATGTCCTATCTGGGCGTCTACATGCCTGACACTTTCTGGTACGACCATGCGTGA
- a CDS encoding ABC transporter ATP-binding protein, which yields MNEQTDLLRIEGLSVSFPLWGGSIHAVKNISMRIRPGKVTALVGESGSGKSVLGRAVMGIETPAAQTSGHIFFNDPDTKERIDLLALPNEGRKMRNIRGNRIGMIFQEPMTSFSPMHTVGNQIEEVLKIHTVLSPKERQERCEEMLSLVGFSNPARAFNMYPFELSGGMRQRAMIAMALVCGPSLLIADEPTTALDVTIQAQILKLLRDLQSRLGMAMLLITHDLGVVASMADEVVVVYRGEVMEAGPVDAIFRNARHPYTKGLMAAVPDFEMPRSARLKPLREIEVDAVGLVDRKKHAEAHSDVVLSVRNVSKSFVTKRGGGFGLGASPSTLAVNDVSFDIRRGETLGLVGESGCGKTTLSKILMRGVTADAGEVLFQSERGPIDVLNARGEDLNLLRQRIQMVFQDPISSLSPRMTVRNIVSEPLEIHQRGDAKARLDAVKRLIRAIGLPENAMGRYPHSFSGGQRQRIGIARALALGPDLLICDEPVSALDVSIQAQILNLMKDLKKDLGLTYLFISHNLAVVNYMADRVAVMYAGRIVEIAPCDVIMRNPVHPYTKKLLAAVPTPNLDRPLDFAAIGQPSAEARKQWARQFQEDAPGDLAHADLGEGHLVLARRNVDVRELRP from the coding sequence ATGAATGAGCAGACCGACTTGCTCCGCATCGAAGGACTATCGGTGTCCTTCCCGCTATGGGGCGGCAGCATCCATGCGGTCAAAAATATCAGCATGCGTATCCGGCCCGGCAAGGTAACGGCGCTAGTTGGTGAGTCCGGCTCTGGAAAATCCGTGCTTGGTCGTGCCGTGATGGGCATCGAGACCCCCGCGGCGCAAACGAGTGGCCATATCTTTTTCAACGATCCTGATACTAAAGAGCGCATCGACCTGCTGGCACTGCCCAATGAGGGCCGCAAGATGCGGAACATCCGGGGCAATCGCATCGGAATGATCTTTCAGGAACCGATGACCTCGTTCTCGCCGATGCATACGGTCGGCAATCAGATCGAAGAGGTCCTGAAGATTCATACAGTGCTGTCGCCGAAGGAGCGACAGGAACGGTGCGAAGAAATGCTGTCGCTGGTCGGATTTTCCAATCCTGCCCGCGCCTTCAACATGTATCCGTTCGAGCTTTCCGGCGGCATGCGCCAGCGTGCCATGATTGCCATGGCGCTTGTGTGCGGACCTTCCCTGTTGATTGCCGACGAACCGACCACCGCTCTGGACGTGACGATCCAGGCGCAGATCCTCAAACTGCTGCGTGATCTTCAGTCGCGCCTCGGCATGGCCATGCTGCTGATCACGCATGATCTGGGTGTTGTGGCAAGCATGGCCGACGAAGTGGTTGTCGTCTATCGGGGCGAGGTCATGGAGGCGGGCCCCGTCGACGCAATCTTCCGCAATGCGCGCCATCCCTACACGAAAGGCTTGATGGCCGCGGTGCCAGACTTCGAAATGCCGCGAAGCGCGAGACTGAAGCCCTTGCGCGAAATCGAAGTCGATGCAGTGGGTCTCGTAGATCGGAAAAAACACGCCGAGGCCCATAGCGATGTGGTTTTGAGTGTTCGGAACGTCTCCAAATCATTCGTCACGAAGCGCGGCGGCGGCTTCGGTCTGGGCGCTTCGCCCTCGACGCTCGCTGTCAATGACGTAAGTTTCGATATCCGGCGCGGTGAAACCCTAGGCCTTGTAGGCGAGAGCGGTTGCGGCAAGACGACGCTCAGCAAGATCCTGATGCGAGGCGTCACAGCTGATGCAGGCGAAGTGCTGTTTCAAAGCGAGCGCGGCCCCATCGACGTTCTGAACGCACGTGGCGAAGATCTCAACCTGTTGCGCCAGCGAATTCAGATGGTCTTTCAGGATCCGATCTCTTCGCTTTCCCCGCGTATGACGGTCCGCAATATCGTCAGCGAGCCACTGGAAATCCATCAACGTGGTGATGCCAAGGCGCGTCTCGACGCCGTGAAGCGTCTGATCAGGGCGATTGGTCTGCCGGAAAACGCCATGGGTCGCTACCCGCACAGCTTCTCCGGTGGACAGCGCCAGAGAATAGGTATCGCACGCGCCCTGGCACTTGGGCCGGACCTGCTGATCTGTGACGAGCCAGTTTCTGCGCTCGACGTTTCCATTCAGGCCCAGATCCTCAACCTGATGAAGGATTTGAAGAAGGATCTCGGGCTGACCTACCTGTTCATTTCGCATAACCTTGCCGTGGTGAACTACATGGCAGACAGGGTCGCTGTCATGTATGCCGGACGCATCGTGGAAATTGCGCCTTGTGACGTAATCATGCGCAATCCCGTTCATCCCTATACCAAGAAGCTTCTCGCTGCAGTTCCGACGCCGAATCTGGACAGGCCTCTCGACTTTGCTGCAATCGGTCAACCAAGCGCCGAGGCCAGGAAGCAATGGGCACGCCAGTTTCAGGAAGATGCGCCGGGCGATCTCGCGCATGCTGATCTCGGTGAAGGGCATCTGGTGCTCGCGCGCCGCAATGTTGATGTGCGGGAGTTGCGCCCATGA
- a CDS encoding polysaccharide deacetylase family protein, with protein MFDTLWRDRLDQLAAEGRTLTLWLRDDDAVDVTPALDRLLTLCERHSVPPTLAVIPEKTGFPLVEYLARFPTVEVAVHGWSHQSYSKPPAKKQELGNDRPLPVILNEIQAGLGKLQALHGQRFVPMMVPPWNRISSEIAEQLPKLGYRSLSVFGRETSSPLPLLNTHVDIMNWRGVRGGKDAETVYEELVSYLDQPVPALGLLTHHLVHDEAAWNFLENFLRMTAQHKACQWRRASQLMAS; from the coding sequence ATGTTCGATACTTTATGGCGCGATCGTCTGGATCAACTGGCTGCCGAAGGTCGCACGCTGACGCTGTGGCTGCGTGATGACGATGCTGTGGATGTTACGCCTGCTCTCGACCGGCTGCTGACGTTATGTGAACGCCATTCCGTTCCGCCAACGTTGGCGGTGATACCGGAAAAGACCGGGTTTCCGCTGGTTGAATATCTGGCGCGCTTCCCGACTGTTGAAGTTGCTGTGCATGGGTGGTCTCACCAGAGCTACTCGAAGCCGCCCGCAAAGAAGCAGGAACTCGGCAACGACCGCCCGCTTCCGGTGATCTTGAACGAGATTCAGGCTGGCCTTGGCAAACTGCAGGCTCTGCATGGCCAACGTTTTGTTCCCATGATGGTGCCGCCGTGGAACCGGATTTCCTCCGAGATCGCCGAGCAATTGCCAAAGCTCGGCTACAGGTCTCTGTCTGTTTTTGGGCGCGAGACATCATCCCCGCTGCCGCTCCTCAATACGCATGTAGACATCATGAACTGGCGTGGCGTACGGGGCGGGAAAGATGCCGAAACAGTATATGAGGAGTTAGTTTCCTATCTCGATCAGCCCGTTCCTGCCTTGGGCCTGCTTACTCATCATCTCGTTCATGACGAGGCCGCGTGGAACTTTCTGGAGAATTTCCTGCGCATGACCGCTCAGCACAAGGCGTGCCAATGGCGCCGTGCGTCTCAACTCATGGCCAGTTGA
- a CDS encoding class I SAM-dependent methyltransferase: MSRLDSFINRMSAQRDLLNHVRDNLVLPEAGEVFEIGLGNGRTYSHLRENFPGRRVIAFDRKLASHASATPAANDFVEGEIRETGQAYLGRQAALVHADIGTGYDDKDAITLTWLPQMVSGMLANGGVAVSGLPLDHPDLELLPRLPSIAEGRYFHYRRR, from the coding sequence TTGAGCAGACTCGATAGTTTCATCAACCGCATGAGCGCCCAGCGGGACCTGTTGAACCATGTGCGTGATAACCTTGTCTTGCCGGAAGCCGGCGAGGTCTTCGAAATCGGCCTCGGCAATGGCAGAACCTACAGCCATTTGCGGGAGAATTTTCCCGGGCGGCGTGTCATCGCCTTTGACCGGAAGCTCGCTTCACATGCCTCTGCGACACCCGCAGCGAACGATTTTGTGGAGGGCGAAATCCGGGAAACGGGACAGGCTTATCTTGGCCGACAGGCTGCGCTGGTGCATGCCGATATCGGCACGGGCTATGATGACAAGGATGCGATCACCCTGACATGGCTTCCGCAAATGGTGTCCGGCATGCTTGCAAATGGCGGAGTGGCGGTCAGCGGCCTGCCCCTCGATCATCCAGACCTGGAACTGCTTCCTCGCCTTCCCAGCATCGCGGAAGGTCGCTATTTCCATTACAGGCGGCGTTAA
- a CDS encoding glycosyltransferase family 32 protein gives MTKPELQKKEARERLEEARKLISAGEWKAAETILASIAVRSMADPALRLGSETVLGMPRKVQSALLKIAKLRSDSVAKAGLQYLLVPPPSLLLPLTDFSLEERRDMNELNRQPVPRMLHQIWLGQLPVPPSAAKWKRHAEQNGFRYRLWREADLEALNVPRHPAFVEMMEAGDLPGAVDVARYFILHAQGGIYLDCDWYPARDDLTFSDVLPLIGLSALLEDTPRDTGLGGALLTNSFIATPARHPVFARLLDIIPEATRRLPDGPAWWSTGPLIMTLLFRRTTFTVPDAAFVAANLQRRAPIEEVEAAQSEAQASGNGLLIGWKSW, from the coding sequence ATGACCAAGCCTGAACTGCAGAAGAAGGAAGCGCGCGAAAGGCTGGAAGAGGCGCGAAAACTCATTTCGGCCGGGGAGTGGAAGGCTGCGGAAACAATCCTTGCCTCGATTGCAGTTCGTTCGATGGCGGATCCCGCCTTGCGGCTGGGAAGCGAAACCGTCCTTGGCATGCCGCGCAAGGTCCAGTCCGCGCTTCTGAAAATCGCTAAACTCCGTTCGGACAGCGTTGCCAAAGCTGGCCTCCAGTATCTGCTCGTCCCTCCACCATCGCTTCTCTTGCCGCTCACGGACTTCAGTCTGGAGGAGCGTCGGGACATGAACGAACTCAACCGCCAGCCTGTCCCGCGTATGCTCCACCAGATCTGGCTTGGGCAATTGCCTGTTCCGCCCTCGGCGGCGAAGTGGAAACGCCATGCCGAGCAGAACGGCTTTCGCTACCGGCTGTGGCGAGAGGCGGACCTGGAAGCCTTGAATGTTCCTCGGCATCCCGCCTTCGTCGAAATGATGGAGGCGGGTGACCTGCCGGGTGCGGTGGATGTCGCGCGCTATTTCATCTTGCATGCGCAGGGTGGGATTTACCTGGATTGCGACTGGTATCCGGCACGCGATGACCTGACCTTTTCGGATGTCCTGCCCCTCATCGGATTGTCAGCTCTGTTGGAGGATACGCCGCGTGACACGGGACTGGGAGGCGCCTTGCTGACGAATTCCTTCATCGCAACACCTGCGCGTCACCCGGTTTTTGCACGCCTTCTCGACATCATTCCGGAAGCTACACGCAGGTTGCCGGATGGTCCGGCCTGGTGGTCCACCGGACCGCTGATCATGACGCTCCTGTTTCGGCGAACGACATTCACCGTTCCCGATGCCGCTTTCGTTGCTGCCAATCTTCAGCGCCGTGCACCGATTGAGGAGGTTGAAGCAGCGCAGTCAGAAGCGCAGGCCTCGGGAAATGGTCTACTGATTGGTTGGAAATCCTGGTAG
- a CDS encoding glycosyltransferase family 4 protein: protein MKIAFYAPLKSPYHPVPSGDRLMARQLIRALTIAGHEVDVVSELRSYSATPDIAEQLAMDAGREIERIDTLWAEQGKPDLWFCYHPYYKSPDLLGLELCRAHTIPYVTAESSYSPRRNIGNWALSQQRVLDGLKFAAVNICLTERDRRGILDAAPEARCERLSPFIDVTPFRDLTPQPEQRQVITVAMMREGDKLSSYRALAAALLLIKDEDWRLSIIGDGPARAEVEGCFSDFPSARISFLGQLQPQQIADHLARASIYVWPGHGEAYGLAYLEAQAAGVPVIAEETAGVPEVVSHGETGLLTKSSDPEDYANTIRLLLRDDDLRSKLAGNARHRAERVHSLEAAAGRLGSILRSNLR from the coding sequence ATGAAAATCGCTTTCTATGCTCCACTGAAATCGCCATACCATCCTGTTCCTTCGGGGGACCGCCTGATGGCGCGGCAGTTGATAAGGGCCTTGACCATAGCCGGTCATGAGGTGGACGTCGTTTCAGAACTGCGCAGTTATTCAGCGACGCCGGATATTGCGGAACAGCTTGCCATGGATGCGGGTAGGGAAATCGAGCGTATAGATACCCTATGGGCCGAGCAGGGGAAGCCAGACCTCTGGTTTTGCTATCATCCGTACTACAAGTCACCCGATCTCCTCGGACTGGAGCTATGCCGCGCCCATACTATCCCTTACGTGACTGCAGAATCATCCTACTCGCCGCGGCGCAATATCGGCAATTGGGCGCTTTCGCAGCAGCGGGTTCTTGACGGATTGAAGTTCGCAGCCGTCAACATCTGCCTGACCGAACGAGATCGACGGGGCATTCTGGATGCCGCTCCCGAGGCACGATGCGAACGGCTGTCGCCCTTCATCGATGTGACTCCATTCCGCGACCTGACCCCTCAACCCGAACAGAGGCAAGTGATTACAGTCGCAATGATGCGCGAGGGCGACAAGCTCAGCAGCTATCGGGCGCTCGCCGCGGCGCTGCTGCTCATAAAGGACGAAGACTGGCGGCTGTCGATCATTGGTGACGGACCAGCAAGAGCGGAGGTTGAAGGCTGCTTTTCAGATTTTCCGTCAGCCCGGATATCGTTTCTCGGTCAATTGCAGCCGCAGCAGATTGCGGATCACCTGGCGCGCGCTTCCATCTACGTCTGGCCGGGGCATGGAGAGGCTTACGGCTTAGCCTATCTCGAGGCGCAGGCTGCGGGTGTGCCAGTCATCGCAGAAGAAACCGCTGGCGTGCCTGAAGTCGTATCTCACGGAGAGACCGGGCTGTTGACCAAATCTTCGGATCCTGAAGATTATGCAAATACCATTCGACTGCTCTTGAGGGATGACGATCTGCGTTCGAAACTGGCCGGAAACGCGCGGCACCGCGCCGAGCGTGTCCATTCCCTTGAGGCGGCTGCGGGCCGACTGGGTTCCATCCTTCGTTCCAATTTGAGGTAA
- a CDS encoding ABC transporter permease, whose product MIRYIAWRFMVMIPTLLLISMLIFTIIELPPGDFFESYVEELKAIGEKADMQEIEDLKARYGFDQPMPIRYLNWVGGMLHGDFGYSFEYRMPVSDVVGDRLWLTILVSTVTIILTWLLAFPIGIYSATHQYSWGDYGLTLFGLIGLAVPNFVLALILMYLANIWFGTSIGHLMDQKYLSQPMSWEKFKSILEHIWIPVIIIGTAGTAGMVRRVRANLLDELHKQYVMTARAKGLHPFKVLMKYPFRMSLNFFISDIGSILPAVISGAEITAVVLSLETTGPMLIRALQAQDMYLAGSFLMFLAFLTVVGVLVSDIALAILDPRIRLRGGSTK is encoded by the coding sequence ATGATCCGATACATCGCCTGGCGCTTCATGGTGATGATACCCACCCTTTTGCTTATCTCGATGCTGATCTTCACGATCATTGAGCTGCCTCCGGGTGACTTTTTCGAAAGCTATGTGGAAGAGTTGAAGGCGATCGGCGAGAAGGCCGATATGCAGGAAATCGAGGATCTGAAGGCGCGCTATGGCTTCGATCAACCAATGCCGATCCGCTATCTGAACTGGGTCGGCGGCATGCTTCATGGCGATTTCGGCTACTCCTTCGAGTACCGAATGCCGGTGTCGGATGTGGTGGGCGACCGCTTGTGGCTGACGATCCTCGTGTCCACCGTCACCATCATCCTCACCTGGCTGCTGGCCTTTCCCATCGGCATCTATTCGGCCACGCACCAGTACAGCTGGGGCGATTACGGACTGACCCTCTTCGGGCTGATCGGTCTCGCTGTTCCGAATTTCGTGCTCGCGCTCATTCTGATGTATCTGGCCAATATCTGGTTCGGCACGTCCATCGGTCACTTGATGGATCAGAAATATCTCTCCCAGCCCATGAGTTGGGAGAAGTTCAAATCCATCCTCGAGCATATCTGGATCCCGGTGATCATCATCGGAACGGCTGGAACGGCGGGCATGGTTCGCCGGGTACGCGCGAATCTTCTGGATGAGCTTCACAAGCAGTATGTGATGACGGCGCGCGCCAAAGGGCTTCATCCCTTCAAGGTGCTGATGAAGTACCCCTTCCGCATGTCGCTCAATTTCTTCATTTCCGACATCGGGTCGATCCTGCCTGCCGTCATTTCCGGCGCTGAAATAACGGCGGTGGTTCTTTCTCTGGAAACAACGGGACCGATGCTCATCCGGGCACTTCAGGCACAGGATATGTATCTCGCCGGTTCGTTCCTGATGTTCCTGGCCTTCTTGACAGTCGTTGGCGTGCTGGTTTCGGATATCGCACTGGCCATCCTTGATCCGCGTATCCGCTTGCGGGGAGGGAGCACGAAGTGA